Below is a window of Gossypium hirsutum isolate 1008001.06 chromosome A12, Gossypium_hirsutum_v2.1, whole genome shotgun sequence DNA.
CATTATCGTCGGTGATGGTTACTTGGCTCGAGTTGGGCGGTGACGGAAGGCAGGTTTAATAAGGGCTTTAGGTGTTGGTGGTTGGTTAATCCAATGCTAATTTAATTACAAATCTGGCAACAAGGGATCATTTTTTATTTCCTGTTCATACTTGCAGCAGTTCCTACAGTTCTGAAATGATAGTCTAGTGAGAAATGCTTAGATCTAGAATATGTAAAGTTTATTCTTCAAGTTGATATGCTATGACAAGCCAGTATCTTTTATCTAGAAGAACTTGTAGAACcaagtatcttttacaattaaCTCAAAACTATGTCTTTACCACATAACTTTGTTTCTTATTGGTCATGTTCCATGCTCAATAATTTAAGAACGCaacttattttcttcttttccttcaattttggTATTTTCCCAACTTCTCATCCTATatgttgtttaaattttattacaactTCTGAATATTTCCACTTCATTCTGAAATTTAGAATGCCATTTGCAGGTTCAAGGTGGGAAAGATGGGCATCCAGCAAGCTGAACCTCGACTGGAACCAAAGAAACATAGGAGGCAATCATGCAAAAAGATTGACCAGTCAATATTAGATGAACTTGAACGATAAGCTAGACTTAGAAAATGACCCAATTGTAAGAGCAATAAAGAATGAAAACCAGTAGAAAATTCATGGTCCTGGTATTCGTTGGGGGTAGGGTGGCTGGAGGTGTTATGCTGGCAGGTGGGCTCATCCAAAAGGGTGAGGTCATGATCATGGTCCATTGTCGTGCTcgttaaattttatctttttaaagaaGATTTAAATGTTGACGATGTCACCATTAAATTTTCATGttgcaaataaacaaaaaaaaaagctttggACACGTCAGCAAACTATTAGTGAATTAACGAAATTTTTAACAACAGTGATCAATTTGagcaattatcttaattagagtgaCTAACTTGACAAAAAATATTTAAGGGACCAAAATAGTAACAGCGCTATTTTAGGGTGATCTGCAATATAGTTtacccatttttaaatttatatttattaacttttgaactctataaaaaaatttaaatgttttttaatattttatatgattttttaatcaatttaatatagataattaaaaaaaaactaacgtATAGAGCCACTTGTAAGTCATTATTTTTCCTAATGCTGTGGGTTAATCTAGATAATGAAgaataatttaaatatgaaagtgagataaatatttggataatttgaGAGCCAAATTCAacattaaattcttttttttttaattttactttataagAAGTAAATCTTCGTAGCagtattttttgttttttgttttttttgaaaaatagcaaAAAGTTGTTTCGGACATCTTTTAGCTGATACTAACAAAGTTTGAAagcttcttttttgttttcagcTTGTTTTGAAGTCTTAAAATACAGAGGGTTCGTCTAAATGAACTAAAATGTAGTTGAATGAATCAACTGACATAAAGCCGGGTATTAGCAAATCCGTTATTTGTAGAAACTAAAATTAGAAAATCAGATTGTCTAACCAACTACTTCAGACTAGACAGTGTCTGTGATCAGACAACAAAACACAACCAGAAAGAAACCACTCCAACAGTCACTAAATCGTCGTTCAACCGAACTTCATTCTACCTCAACAATTAACAAAATTCTCCCACACAAGCGTAAGTATCATCAGAGTGAGACCCTACCACACttcaaaagattttagaggaatttGTGTCCAAGGCATGGCTGGAGTGATGGCAGTGTTATGGGCGGGTGCCCTGATCCAGGTGGCAACCAGCGTTAAGGTTGTTGCAGATAACATTGGTGTGAATTGGGGCACGATGACGTCGCACCCGTTGCATCCCAGAATAGTGGTTCAGCTGCTGAAAGATAATGGGTTTGAAAAGGTTAAGCTTTTCGATTCAGATCCTTGGATGGTAGGGTACTTGGCCGGAACCCGCATCGAGGTCATGCTTGGGATCCCTAATGATCAGCTTGAGTTTTTGTCTCAAGACTACGGCAATGCCAAGGATTGGGTCAAAGAAAACTGCACATCACATCTTCACAAGGGAGGTGTCAATATCAAGTACGTACTTCAATTGTTCCATGGAAATTAAAGGTCCAAGGAAAGGAAGTTGTTAATATTTATTGTGTGACATATATTGCAGGTACGTAGCCGTTGGAAATGAGCCGTTTTTGACTAGCTACAAAGGGAGATTTCTCAAAACCACCTTCCCAGCATTGAAAAACATTCAGAAGGCCCTTAATGAAGCAGGTTTAGGAAACAAAATCAAAGCAGTCGTACCACAGAACGCGGACGTTTATGAATCAAAATCGGACAAACCATCAGACGGAGTGTTTCGCAGAGACGTAAAGGCTGTGATGGCCCAAATTGTGCGTTTCTTGAAGGAAAATGGAGCCCCATTTGTGGTTAACATATATCCTTTCATCAGTCTCACCATGAATAGTAAGTTCCCTTCGGATTTTGCCTTCTTTGATGGAGGCCACCCCATCCAGGACGATAATGTTCAGTATAATAACGTTTTTGAGGCAAACTTTGACACTCTTATTTACGCATTGAAAGACTTGGGCACCCCTAATTTGACGATCCTTGTGGGGGAAGTTGGTTGGCCAACAGATGGCCACAAAAAGGCAAATAAGAACAGTGCTAAGAAGTTTTACGATGGTCTGTTCAAAGTGTTGGCTAGTAAAAAGGGAACCCCACTTCGTCCTGGGGAAATGGATGTCTACCTATTCGGCTTGTTTGATGAGGACACCAAGAGCATTGAACCAGGGAATTTCGAGAGGCATTGGGGAATTTTTGACTTTGATGGCAAACCCAAATTCACAATGGACATATCTGGCAAGGGAGGTGACAAGCATTTAGTGGCCGCCAAAGGAGTCAAGTACTTGCCTAAACAATGGTGCGTTTTGGAAAGCTACGCCTCCAACCAAGATTTGATTGGTCAACAGACCAGTTGGGCTTGCGCCAGATCCGATTGCACTGCCCTGCAGGATGGTGCATCTTGTTCTAATCTGGATCCCGACCGTACGGTCTCCTATGCTTTTAACAGTTACTATCAAATGAATAACCAAGATGAAGATGCCTGTGACTTCGAGGGTTTAGCCACTGTTGTATCCAAGGATCCTTCCACCATGTCCTGCAGATTCAATACTCAAATAAAGGTTGATGGGGCCACCAGGCTAAGTTTTGCGCAAGGAGCCGTTGCAGCTATTTCTTCATTAGTCACcttgttctttttgttttaaGTTTGAGACTCAAATTCTACACCATTCCATAAAATGAGTTTCGGCTCCCACTCCGTAGAATAATGTTAGAGCAGTTctctttctcagcctcaatattttctttttaattactaGCTaacctctttttttatttatataatatatactaGTCATTATGTCATATGTGCTTTTTTTTCTAAGATATCTACATAAATATCGTATGATCttacttgttttttattttgtatttaattttttatatttagttcaCATTAACTTATAATACTACTAACAAATCACCATCGACTagtttttttctaataaaatcaCTAcacttgaaatattaattaagcaACTGACATCAAAATTGACACGAGCATGACTAAAGTAAAACCATATTAGTACTTCTGTATTTTAGTTTATTAGAACTTTATTgtttacaattttattttgataGGATTAACTATTGAGCCGAATTATTTACACTTCTTTTAGTTATAACTTTCTTTTGTCGAAAAGGAAATATAACATAATATGTCACATCTCTAAAtctgggttagtagaaattgagttagtgaACCGAGAGTAGTCACACCTCGAATTTTTTTAAGATTATCTTTGcacttttgataaataaaaatcaattatagtgattgagtagtggtggagCTATCATTGATTATCTGTGTTCAAATCTCTTCCCTCACACTAATTTCTATTACGTGCAAATTTGTTTCAAACCCTTAGCAAAGGTCATcctatgtttttaaatattttctattaaaataataataagcaaatgagctggtttagtggttaagtgctcaATTAGTTTTCTAAATATCCTAAGTTCAAGTCtatgccatttttattttttatttaatttttttgccaACTTTAGTGGTCAACACCCTTAAAACCGTCCATGTTAGTTGCCATGCATGGGGAAAGATTCTTTCCTTTTATGTGAGTCAACATTCCCTCATTAAGTCCCCTTTTCACTCTTTTGTCCCCCTAACTTGCTATTCTCTTCACCATTACCATGAGTGATGTTTACTGAACCTGGACATGTTTGACAACACCCATTTTCATCCATCTTTTCATTTTTCCCCTCTCATTGTTGCACCTCCCTAAAGCTCCTCCCCATTCTCtcattttcttgttctttttttttgtttagtcaTCGACCACCCATTTTCTCTCTAATTCCTCCTCTCCTCCACCATTCCTTGGTTTTGAACAACCTTCACCAGCACCGAACCTCTATTGCACCGccacttttcttctttttttagttCTATCGCCCCCCTTTAGCACTACCCTTCACCACTGTGACAACCACTACGCGCCACCGCGAAACatcaccctttttctttttttttttcttctctcttctgCTATCTCCTTCTTTTATCTAGTGACCGAAACCCTTCTCATTTCTTTCTCCTCTGCCAGACTGTCGCCTCCGTCACTAGACCACCACCGTCGCCACCATAGCATCACCGCCGATGGTTGTGTTTCCTCctcttttcttcatcatttttcaACCTACATCATttctttttgtaaataaaaatatgCACTATTTATTTCACTTAGTTTCTTAAATTCTAAGTCTTTATTTTGTAAACTTACTCTTAATCAACCCCCTCTTTAGATGGTTCAATTTTCCTGGATCAAAATCAAGACAATCCACCGACCTTTCCTTTTCGACCAAATAGAGTAAGTACAAGGGTTGAATGAGAACCACTCCTCCCTTACTGTTTGTCCCTTAGCCGTTTACTTTAGGAGGACCTTAGTGATTTATTTTCTCAATgattaatatttcatatatattatgtgTAGAGGGGCTGATCGACATCAACCCGAGAGACCATTAACTGTTAGGATTAAATCGCTAATATGAGAGTCTTTTAATGGTAAGtgttaataataatcaataatcaatttatcatattaacTCTTAAGACGATAGTCTTAACTCAAGATCATCATTTGTTGCTCGATTAGGTAATCTAATTGTAGATCCACGTGTGGGgattttgagatatttattgCACATCGAATCTACGATTAGGTGTGGGTTTTAACACTAAATAAATTAAGACTATTATTATATTGATCAAAATGTTGCTATTAAAATAATGTTGTTTGATGGGGATACTATATGTATCCATAAAGTGAGATAAGTCGTCTTTATGGATTTTTATCAAGTAAGTGTTTTTCTTAGATTGTATACTTATGAAAAACATGTTGTGTGATATTGATGCTTgctaataatatgaaaaatatgttcATCTTATtctcatgttatgtgattatatgacaTATGTGATATTTGTATGAAAATAAGATGTGAAATTTTGGTACCTGGAGTACGTATGTGATTTGCATGCTAAACATGCTTATATGATTTCGAGTGTtttggccatatcacatgcatggggtgggatatgtgAAAGGTGGAAGTATATAATAGTTTATCTGCATTAATGTGACACTGTTCACAATTCTGCGACTCTGGTGGCTTGTCCGTAAATTTGTTTATATAACAGTTTATCTGTGTTACTGTGACACTATTCACAATTTGGTATGTTGGTTGGACAAGTTCTGGGTAAACTCGattatggtgtgtagcagagatGAGTAGGATCATTTTCCTAAAATCTGCATTGTTTTACGAATTATGTGTTGACATGATCATGCATGATATGCTTATGGAATATTGAGATATGTAATTCTATTTCTTTGTATCGTATATGTTTTATGTTGTGCATGAGTTTGTGTTAATCCCACACTAGGCTTAAAAATCTCACTCATTAGTGTTTCAACCTTTCAGGTAACACTCAAACATAGGACTTGGATCAGCATTTGGTGAAGCCTCTCGGAAAATTTTACATCATGGATATTTATTGGATTTTTAACTATTTGGACTTTGGGTTGTGTTTTTGTGGACTTTAGACTTTACctttattttggttgtgatttatatttttatgactttAAAATTATCatgcatgcatgcaaaattatgggattttaagtattttaaataatgtcatttttctaaattaattattttttttaaaattttaaacaaaataataattcgtGAATTTCGTAAATAGATTTATGAAAATCCACTGTGAGCTtctttataaaaaatcatttttataatgATAATATAAGATCCTTCTTATTTAGATGTTTTCAAACAACATTACAATTAAATGAcgcttttcttttaaaaataaatatattttactaaatatttttcGAAGAGATAAAATTAGTCaatcttataaatttttatgatttcaaATTCAaacctctatttttttttcaaaataaacaaataatttcgCACGTCGTTAATGTAATTTCTGatattcgaccataacgtctaagtcgggtttagggtgttacgtAATAATTAAAGTCTACATCCTTGCTTATTGTAATGCGTAGgcttgtgcaagtgtacacagccgttatcaagtaataagtaagtatcgagttatcgtctccacatggattatatttgtgttaaaacacttaattgtaaaattatactaacaacttggtaaataaaaacacaatatggttgagaagtgatgattaaaattaaatatgttaaattaaatgcaatgatccctaatacaaattatcctaagtatgcaatctatatgaatgaaatatattttagcaaaattaaacacaatttgcaacaattataacataaataaactaggacaatcactttaattaaactcaatttattatcaacatgcttactaacattcagaaaaacattccatggcaacttgatctttcatgagtttggaaactaCATTAGGTCCTTTTGGAATCATTTACtaagtaaatatgcattttactgatccttatttactaagggcttcttagcattcgtgtgaggtaacaacaacgtgttaggtttgaaacagtttaatcacacaaatctaacaaCTATggagataacagagcttggttagagttgttatgcaacttgCAAATTaattgggttaggatctaaattgagcatgcacatttcaactatgtgtccattagccatcgtctggttaggatcgctcagctgattcaggtgcatttcaatcacgtataaatgaaatacagactt
It encodes the following:
- the LOC107920337 gene encoding glucan endo-1,3-beta-glucosidase 8, producing the protein MAGVMAVLWAGALIQVATSVKVVADNIGVNWGTMTSHPLHPRIVVQLLKDNGFEKVKLFDSDPWMVGYLAGTRIEVMLGIPNDQLEFLSQDYGNAKDWVKENCTSHLHKGGVNIKYVAVGNEPFLTSYKGRFLKTTFPALKNIQKALNEAGLGNKIKAVVPQNADVYESKSDKPSDGVFRRDVKAVMAQIVRFLKENGAPFVVNIYPFISLTMNSKFPSDFAFFDGGHPIQDDNVQYNNVFEANFDTLIYALKDLGTPNLTILVGEVGWPTDGHKKANKNSAKKFYDGLFKVLASKKGTPLRPGEMDVYLFGLFDEDTKSIEPGNFERHWGIFDFDGKPKFTMDISGKGGDKHLVAAKGVKYLPKQWCVLESYASNQDLIGQQTSWACARSDCTALQDGASCSNLDPDRTVSYAFNSYYQMNNQDEDACDFEGLATVVSKDPSTMSCRFNTQIKVDGATRLSFAQGAVAAISSLVTLFFLF